Genomic segment of uncultured Desulfobacter sp.:
AATCTTTGCACCAATGCCCACCATGCCATGATCCACAAAGGGGGCGTGCTTACCGTGCGTCTGGATGAAATCCAGGTTCGAGAACGTCCCCTGGAAGAGACACAACAGATGCTGCCGGGGCCCTATCTGCATTTGCAGGTGACGGATACCGGACACGGGATGAGCCAGGCCGTCATGGACAATATATTTGAGCCCTATTTCACAACAAAGGTACGGGGACGGGGTACGGGCATGGGGCTTCCCATTATCAAGGGTATTGTGGCCCGGCTCAAGGGCTATATCTTTGTGGACAGCACGGAAGGAGAGGGCAGCTGTTTTGATATCTACCTGCCCCAGACGGTTGAAAATAAATCCATACAACATAGGTAAAACACGGCCTTTGTCTGCTTTGTTGCTTTCTATCTAGTTTTTTAGAAAAATGGTTTAAAATCCTGGGGCATTAGTATAATAAATATTAGGAATATCAAGAATAAATTTTGCTTAATCGTGTTCGTAGTAAAGCGGGTCAAAATGTAAGGGTTTAGTATTTTGGTTTAAATTTGTGCCCATCCGTAAATATTTTCGTCTCCGACTCTTTTCTAAATGAAAAAGTCTTAATCTATGGGTGAACACTAACGCATGGATGTGTGGGAATCATGAAAACGAAACTAAGCGTTGTGCTCCTGGTGCTCGTCTCGCTGGTTTGGACACCGGCCTGTAAGGAATCTGAACAAAAAACAGCCAAGGCCATTCCGCCTGTATCCGTCAGCGTGTATCAGACATACGCCGAGGATGTCCCCATTTATCATACCTTTGTGGGCCAGATTTACGGTGCCAAAGATATTGCCATACGGGCCCGGGTGGAAGGGTTCTTAAAAGGGGTTCACTTCAAGGAGGGGGCACCGGTGAAGGCAGGAGATCTGCTTTACACCATTGAAAGCCAGCCTTTTGAGGCCCAGGTTGCTTCCATGGAAGGCCTTCTTGCAGAGGCCCGGACCCAACTGGTCAAGACCAAACGGGATCTGGACCGATACCGGCCCCTGGCAAAGATGAATGCTGTATCCCAAAGTGATCTTGATGGCGCTGTGGCGGCCTATGATGCGGCAAAAGCCGGTGTGACGGCCGCCCAGGCCAATGTCCGGGCCGCCCAGATCCAGATGGGATATACCAAGGTCTATTCGCCAATTGACGGCATCATCGGAAAAACAAAGGCTAAAGTCGGGGACTTTGTGGGCCGTGATCCCAACCCAGTCATTTTAAATACCGTTTCCAACACCAATTCCGTTTTAGCCGAGTTTTTTCTCACAGAGTCCCAATATCTTGGGGCCGCCCGCCAGATTGAGGCGGCCAGGCAGGCGGGCATGGACAAAGAAAAAAACTTTGATGCCGATATTCAGTTAATTCTGGCCGATGGTTCTGTTTACCCCCACAAGGGAACGCCAAGTTTTTTGGACCGGCAGATTGATCCCGCCACCGGAGCCATTCTGGTGCAGGTTTCCTTTCCCAATCCCAACGGTCTGTTGCGTCCGGGCCAGTTCGCTAAAATCAAGGCCATGATTGACAGCGTTAAGGACGGGGTCCTGGTTCCCCAGCGTTGCGTCACCGATCTGCAGGGTCTTAAGAAGGTGTTTGTGGTGGGTGAAGACGGTGCCGTCAAGGAGCAGGATGTGACACTGGGACCGGAGGTGGATAATTTCGTTCTGATCGTAAAAGGTCTTTCCGGGGGTGAGTCCATCGTGTACGAAGGATTGCAGAAGGTGGCCGACGGGACAAAGGTGACGGCGAAACCGGTGAAGGTGGAGCGTATAGCACAGGAAGAAAGCTAATGGGCGCTTTTTTTGTTCGGCGACCTGTTGTCGCCATGGTTATTGCGATTGTTACGATCATTCTCGGTGTTTTGTCTGCTATGCAGCTGCCCATGGAGCAGTATCCCAATATTACCCCTCCCATCGTTCAGGTGCGGGCCAGCTACACCGGTGCCAATGCCGCCAATGTGGAAGCCTCGGTGGCCACACCCCTTGAACAGGAGATCAACGGCGTGGACAACATGCTGTATATGAAGTCGGTGAATGCCAATGACGGGACCATGACCATCAACGTTTCCTTTGAAATTGGTACGGACCCGGACATGAACACCGTGTTTGTTCAAAATCGCGTGTCAGCCGCCACGGCCAAACTGCCTGAAGAGGTAAAGCGGCTCGGGGTCTCCACCCAGAAATCCTTGCCCAATATTCTGATGCTGGTGTCTCTCACCGATGCGGACGGCAAATATGACCAGACGTTTTTAAACAACTACGCCTTGATCAATATTAAGGACGCTTTGGCACGGTTGAAAGGTATCGGACGCGTGGATGTTCTGGGTGGTTCTGACTACTCCATGCGCATCTGGATCAAGCCGGACCGCCTGGCCCAGCTGGACATGACCGTGTCTGAAATCACCAATGCCATCAAGGCCCAGAATATTATTGTTCCCGGCGGCAAGTTCGGTGCGGAACCGGCGCCTGAAGGCACCGAATTTACCTATACCGTTCGCCTGCCTGACCGCCTGGCGTCCAAAGCGGCCTTTGGCGATATCGTGATCCGCACCACAGAGACCGGGGCCCAGGTTAAGATTAAGGACGTGGCCCGGGTGGAGCTGGGCGTGGAGTCCTACAACGTCTTTTCCCGCATGAACGGCAATCCCTGTTCCATTATTGCCCTGTACCAGGCCCCGGGCTCCAATGCCGTGAACCTGGCCAAGCAAATTCGGTCTGTGATGTCCCAGCTGTCCAAATCCTTTCCCAAGGGTATGCAGTATGATGTCTCTTTGGATGCCACACTGCCCATCACCAAAGGCATTAATGAAATCGTTGAAACCCTTTTGATTGCCCTGGCTTTGGTTGTTTTTGTGGTGTTTATCTTTATCCAGGACTGGCGGGCCACGTTGATTCCCACCATTGCCATTCCGGTCTCCCTGCTTGGCGCCTTTGTGGCGTTTCCCCTTTTGGGATTTACGGTGAACAACCTGTCGTTGCTCGGGCTGGTGCTGGCCATTGGTATTGTGGTGGATGACGCCATCGTGGTGGTGGAGGCGGTCCAGGTTAATATTGCCAAGGGCATGGACGCCAAAACCGCCACCGTCGAAGCCATGCGCGAGGTTACCGCACCTGTTATTGCCACCACCCTGGTCCTTGTGGCGGTGTTTTTGCCGGTTGCGGCCATGGGGGGCATTACCGGGCGGCTCTATCAGCAGTTTGCCTTGACCATTGTGGTCTCGGTATTGTTCTCCTCAATCAATGCACTCTCTTTAAGTCCTGCGCTTTGCGGACTTTTGCTCAAGGCGCCCAAACCCTACCGGGGACCTTTGGGGTGGTTTTTTTCAGTATTTAATAAAGCCTTTGACGCATCCACCAACGTCTATACCCGCATTACCAAAATGGTGGCCCGCAAGGCGATTCTGGGTATCCTTTTCATTGTTGCCGTGTGCCTGGGTACAGGCGTTGTGGGCAAACTTTTGCCCGGCGGGTTTATCCCCACAGAAGACATGGGGTATTTCATGGTGAATATGCAGCTGCCCGATGCCGCGTCCCTGCAGCGTTCGGATGCCGTGGCCAAACAGGTGGAAAAGATCCTTGCCAGACATCCGGAAGTGGCATATGTGACCAATGCCACGGGGTTTTCCATGCTCTCCTCCTCCATGGGCCCCAATTACGGGTTCTTATTTGTTTCCCTTAAAGACTGGGACGAACGCGCGAAAACAGCCGATGAACTGGTCAATGAGGTCAATAAAGAGTTTTATTTCGGGGTGAACCAGGCCCAGGTCTTTGCCTTTTCGCCACCGGCCATCCCGGGGCTTGGCACGGGTTCAGGTTTTACCTTCATGCTCCAGGACCGTGTGGGCAACACCCCGGCCTATTTGGGACA
This window contains:
- a CDS encoding efflux RND transporter periplasmic adaptor subunit; amino-acid sequence: MKTKLSVVLLVLVSLVWTPACKESEQKTAKAIPPVSVSVYQTYAEDVPIYHTFVGQIYGAKDIAIRARVEGFLKGVHFKEGAPVKAGDLLYTIESQPFEAQVASMEGLLAEARTQLVKTKRDLDRYRPLAKMNAVSQSDLDGAVAAYDAAKAGVTAAQANVRAAQIQMGYTKVYSPIDGIIGKTKAKVGDFVGRDPNPVILNTVSNTNSVLAEFFLTESQYLGAARQIEAARQAGMDKEKNFDADIQLILADGSVYPHKGTPSFLDRQIDPATGAILVQVSFPNPNGLLRPGQFAKIKAMIDSVKDGVLVPQRCVTDLQGLKKVFVVGEDGAVKEQDVTLGPEVDNFVLIVKGLSGGESIVYEGLQKVADGTKVTAKPVKVERIAQEES
- a CDS encoding multidrug efflux RND transporter permease subunit gives rise to the protein MGAFFVRRPVVAMVIAIVTIILGVLSAMQLPMEQYPNITPPIVQVRASYTGANAANVEASVATPLEQEINGVDNMLYMKSVNANDGTMTINVSFEIGTDPDMNTVFVQNRVSAATAKLPEEVKRLGVSTQKSLPNILMLVSLTDADGKYDQTFLNNYALINIKDALARLKGIGRVDVLGGSDYSMRIWIKPDRLAQLDMTVSEITNAIKAQNIIVPGGKFGAEPAPEGTEFTYTVRLPDRLASKAAFGDIVIRTTETGAQVKIKDVARVELGVESYNVFSRMNGNPCSIIALYQAPGSNAVNLAKQIRSVMSQLSKSFPKGMQYDVSLDATLPITKGINEIVETLLIALALVVFVVFIFIQDWRATLIPTIAIPVSLLGAFVAFPLLGFTVNNLSLLGLVLAIGIVVDDAIVVVEAVQVNIAKGMDAKTATVEAMREVTAPVIATTLVLVAVFLPVAAMGGITGRLYQQFALTIVVSVLFSSINALSLSPALCGLLLKAPKPYRGPLGWFFSVFNKAFDASTNVYTRITKMVARKAILGILFIVAVCLGTGVVGKLLPGGFIPTEDMGYFMVNMQLPDAASLQRSDAVAKQVEKILARHPEVAYVTNATGFSMLSSSMGPNYGFLFVSLKDWDERAKTADELVNEVNKEFYFGVNQAQVFAFSPPAIPGLGTGSGFTFMLQDRVGNTPAYLGHQATQFIAAAKKRPEIGSIRTTFSPNVPQKLIEVNRDKALKAGVSLNDIYTAIGTFLGGSYVNDFNRFGRLYRAYIQAEPDYRRNAKKLGQFFVKNKAGKSVPLSAFIKVKEVYGPDYTNRFNLMRAAEISGTPAQGYTSVQAMTALEEVAAEVLPDDMTYAWSDMSYQEKAASGTGAMVFVFSLIFVFLILAAQYESWSLPFSILLGTPFALFGALGLVYLARFFDLTYENNVFAQISLVMLIGMAAKNAILIVEFANIKFNEGMSLFDAAVESAKIRFRPILMTAFSFILGILPLVVATGAGALSRKVMGVALLGGMCLATLLGVFLYPMLFVVIGKLCRYEKKRDLANKKA